Within the Phaseolus vulgaris cultivar G19833 chromosome 9, P. vulgaris v2.0, whole genome shotgun sequence genome, the region gaggtGTATAACTTTTATTTGTCTATTATGATTCTAGTGTTTATTGATTGAGTCtttgtttttcattctttttattTACCTAGACCTAGAATGAATATACTGCTGGTATATGTTCAGATCATTAGTTCTAATTTCAATGAATAGAAAAGatattattcttatatttttatctttatgttttttctttcttttatctaTCTCTAttctatttataataaaagtgaTGGAGTACCTGAAATTTATTTAATCCTCAATATCCACTTTCTTCCCAACATCCATTTCTATTCATTAGGGAATGGTAACATAGCAAAGCCAAAAAGTTTACGAcacttcttcttcaccaagtaCCTATAATTAGTCTACCTAGGTATTCATATTTTATCAACTTCAAAGTCTCTTTACCAGAAATTATACGTGTTTGAACAAAACTTCttaataaacatttttatggaatagcaataaaaaaattaaataatttatttttcataagaaTTATTATCATTTTCTTCAAggtctattttataatttatgtataaactactttttatttctaaaaactgatttttttatattaaaattcttATAGAACTTCCTTAAACATATTCGTGGATTCAATTTAGTTGTTTATAGCCAAACATGCACGTACAAAACATACAGTACTTATCCTTTTCTTGTATATATGCACCCTAATAATTAATCAATGAAATGACCCACTTCTTTCAAAATGCAACGGAAATAATTACATTATTGTTGGATAAAGCTACTTTTCTGCTTTTCTAATATTCATTACTTACGTCAAAAATTAGCTAAAGAAGTTGGAGAGATTATCATGTTTgaaaaacattattatattttaactaaTAAGCAAAGTTTGATATTAATTATGGTTGCAGGTGCTGAACTTAAACTTTCTCTTAactcattattttaattaggtggaaaatggattcTTATATAATAATTGTTTGAAGTGAAAAATGGATTCTAAATAGTTAGCAGTGccacatttttttcttctaatcaaCAATTGCATTATAATCGTTTCTCGATCCTTTTTAATCCAATAACTGCTTCATcattttcttcaaaaaaatCTTGAGCCAACACTTTCTTGGGGCACTACATATTTCTTAAGTTTGCCACCAGATCTTTCAGATCCTCTTGATTTTCATGTTTCGTACTTCAGTCTTTGCTCAAGTCTTGAGGCGAATTTATCTCACCCTAACACTCATAATTGGAAATTTGTTCcattaaaattgtatttgtaCAATCATTTTACATAGGTTCTTTTTACAAagatcaataaaaaaatgaaaaaacaccaatttagaaattgaTCATAGTCCTAGCAAGTTACTCTTTCAAGTGTATTAAAGATATAATTGCAGAAATTATTAGTAGTAAAAATTAACATAACAATcaactttagaatttttggCATTTGAAAAAACTCAAAACAAGATGGAGATTGCTAAGAAATTGCCATCTGTGACACCAAAGGGAGtaaactttctttctttttggcAACAGCTCTGTCTGTGACTTCAAAAGTCATATTCGTGCCAATGTGAGTACAGAAAATGGTCTCAAGTTACCTCAGTTACTCAATTTTGGTTTGCCTGAGCAGGTTAATTCTTCTCATAACACAGGACAAAACAAAGTGTATCAGTGACTGATATATTCTTAAATGAGATTTTAGGAAAAAATCATTCTGTCTCAGAATGAAATCAAAATTTCCAGATAAAACCTCAGCGACACCAAGGCCTTTTGTTTCAATCCAGTCTTCTGAACACCTAAAATCTGGTTATCATAAGCATGCATCAAACTCAGGTCAAAAGTCACTCTTGTCAACTTTAGCATTTGCAGCAGAGCATGAATCTGACATTAAGATGAAAAGCCcgaatattttctgttttattcaatctgtctttcatctatagcaatgatacatatatataaccatagtATTAGAACCGTACAGAACCTTACAGATTCTTTTCCtaacataacatctgtaattaagactaattatagacccattaatagttattatattcctataattaagtctaattatagactcattaatagtgattatattcctgtaattaaatctaattaagtctaataatgattttgttcGGTAATAttccccctcaagttggagcaTGTAAGTCTTGAATGCCCAACTTGATCAAGATGGCTCCAAACTTTTTAGCACCGAGAGCTTTGGTGAAAAGGTCAGCTAGTTGTGTATGTGTGGGCACATAGGATGGAAGAAGGCGCTTGTGAATGATTTCATCTCGAACAAAGTGGCAGTCAACTTCAATGTGTTGTGTTGCTTGACTATCACAATAAAGACGAATTGGGTCAGGATGAGGAACATGTAGAGAAGCGAGAATgtctttaatccactttaattcTCGGGTGGTCTTAGCCATTGATCGATATTCAGCCTCAGAAGACAGAAACCCTTTGTTGTTTCTGGGTTTTCCAAGAGATTGGGgaagtgattatattcctgtaattaagtctaattaagtctaattaagtctaataatgattttgtccggtaatagCCCTTCTGCTGATTCGTGAGCATGATCAGAGGACTCTGAAAGAAAGTTCTGTTGAAATTTCAAACCATGCAGCCCTTGGTGCTGGAACCTGCTTGTTGTTTAGTTATAAGTTGTTTTGTAGTCTTCCAATAATTTTACTTTGGAactgtatatattttttgttgcaGTATGACAGAAGGTATAATAACACTCCTTTACAGTCCACAGAATATGGATGGCAAATTTACTGAGGTGcatcaaataaaatatctttGTAAAGAAACACATTTCATTTACTTGTCAGAGTTGTGGCTCTTCTTATCTTAAATGTTAACTTTGATTATTACCATCTTTATCATTTAAGGCTCATATAAGTCAGTGCATGAAAAAATAGTCAACTATTCAAGCGAAAACATTTTCTTTGTAAATAACAGCTAATATAACTTAACAGCTTAGAGTCACTTTTTCTTTCCAAACAATTTAGCTCATAAATAACATGTTTCTTGACACTCCAAAAAAGAACTAGGTTCAAGAGTAATGTATGACCAACCTGTATTAAAATGGCTGTCAAATATAAGCTggacaaaatttctaaaattttacaACATAGTGGAATTCAGAATCTTTTAGTCCATTCTAATTCTGCTTGTATGTGGTACTGATAAGTTCATAAAATTTTACAACATAGTGAAATTGATGCTCAATTCACAACACAGCAACAATACAGTAAACTCCTCTTACATTCTCTAGTGagatttttattaaaacaaatcaaaatctACTCCTTTGTCTTTACTAttaaaattctttcaaaatgtCTATAAAATGATcgacatctcttgcaaaatttTCCTCTTTATATCTAAGGTTGTTTACGCTtcatcttttgtttttctaagTTCTTTCCCTCTTGAAAGTAGTTATTTATTTCACACTCATTTAATTTTGtaagttttataattttctaaGTTATTTATAGTTCActctatattaaataatatttaaaactattttattatttttttaattgaaagcaTCTTTTATAGTAAAATTGTTtataataaatgtaaataatatCAAGGTATTAGATTTGTTCAAGTAATTACATTAGAGATTATGTTATTAGTGACAATAAACTAAATAAATCAATACATATATTGTTAAAGGAATTATGTTATTGGTAATTACATATAAAGTCCTTGTGAGAGACTTTGCCATCTGCCCACTTAGTAACACAAGACATAGGTTCAAATAAATTGCCTTTCTCTCACCAGAAGCAGAAAGAACTGTTGTAGTTGTAGAAAAAATAAAGGAGTTAAAATGCTTCTTTATAATTACCACCAACATTTCATCTTCTGATTGTGTCCACTAATATGACCTCTTGACAACTCTATCTAACCAATCAAGCATACTTGGCTCTACCAACCAAGAGAATTCTTTGACTGCTGCAACTTTAAGTTATACGAATTTTCTATCTCTTCCTGCAATGTTCGTTATTTAAAGTAGTTAAGATACATATACTTGAATGCTGAATCTGTAATAATAGGGTGTGAAGTTATTAAGATTAACAGCATCAACACCAATGTTCTGATGAATTTGAGTTGCAATGCCACAAAAAATGCGTataaatgaaaaacagaaaatGAGTCACGTTCCTGAGGTTTACTGAATGCAGTTCAGTGCAGTAGTAAAAATATACCTTGCAGGCTTTTAGTAAAGGCTGTAAGAATGACGATCTGAAGAGCGTAATGGCATTTCCAATCGAAGTTCTATTCAATTCTGCTATCAAACAAGGTATTAGACCACTTTCACTTGTACTGGACTCCAGGTTGCAATTAGCATTAGAGGGAGGGAACATATAAATGTACATAACCTGAACTCGAAGAGTCCAAGACACGTGGTGATGGCAATGTGAAGATTTTACAAAAAGGAAATTTTGATTGTTTGAGTATAAAATTAACTTACCACCATCAATATCAGATATTGAGCCCTCGTAATTAAGCTCCTCTATCAGCTGCAAACTCACAACTCACAAAATCAAGCAAGATTCAGACACAGTGTTCAGAAAGTTTTTTTATGGTACAAAACTACAAATGCAACGGTGGAATACAGGCATACTTTATACCCCCCACTTTAGCCATGTCAAAAGGTGATATTTCCCTTTTCCACATGAGAATGTGTTGGACAAGAGAGCAAGTTTCATTATGCATGTTCCAAATACTCTCTAAGTAATAAATAGGAACATCCCTAACGAAAACTACGCAAATAACTGAACCAGTGGAAAGCTTTCCCCTCCCTTGAATGCAGGTCATAAAATTGTCATTGCAGAATATGTTTACCTGTGAAAGGGTGGGTACTGTAGTAGGATCAAATTCGTCACACCGATTTGGATCAATAGGAACACAAACACGACCTAGAACAAAGAAGAATACCATGCAATGCTAAACAATTAAATAAGCTAGTGAATGTATCAAGCAATTTATACAGGCAGAAAACTTTATAGTTCAAAATTTCCTTTTAAAAATCACAAGACAAAACCATATGATTATAATGTCATCGGTGAACTCTCAAGcctcaaataaaaaattcaacttATTATGTCAATAAAAGTTGGGCATTTTAGATACTGACCTGTTTTAGGATGTACACAGAATGGTGCTTTAAGCAAGTGATTCATATGTTTAGAAACCTATTACATAAACATTCATAATGAACAAAAATTAAGACTGAACTTAAAATTAGCCAAAAGGTGTTATTGGTAATATAGACATTGCCGGCACTTCGACTACAGAAACGGTACTAATATGAAAAATAACAGAATATAGGAAAAAGGGAAGCAGTTGATCGACAAACCTCCATATCTAGCCTGGGATATGTAAAGGAGAACACAATCTCTTCAACACATCGGCGCAGCCCTTGTGCCTTCAAAAAGTATTAgcaaaacattaataataaatgGAAACAACAAATCATGCTAGTTCTAGCAAATTCCACATTATTGCATACAATTTACAATCAAAATGTTCGAACAAATATTGCAGAGAGCAGACTGCATTTCCTAAAAGGAAGCTTACATACCTTATGTTTTCCAGATTGCAGCACCTGTTTGAATTGTTCCCATCGAACAACATTGATGTCTTCTTTTGCACTAGAAGACCGCCTACTATCTTGCCATCTTCCCCTAAGTTCAGAAGCAATAGCTGCAAGAGGTAAACCGTGTATCGCATAAGATAATAACAGGAAATGAAGTAACAATGTTCATATGAAggacatgaaaaaaaaagtacattCATCAGGAATCATGTTTAGGATCTTCTCATATCTCTCCTCAGTAGCAAGTAAATTTTGTCCGGTAAGCAGATTTTTCTCGAAATAGTCCTTGAGAACATTAGTGTATGATGTCCTGGAATAATAAAATACAGGTTAGGATATGAAATAAGAGATCTGGTTCGGAAAGTTAATCATCCGCATTAAGACTTACGCCAAGAAAGGATGAAGGGCAGCACCCGTCAAAGAAACCTTCTTATGACTATTTTCATTGCCCTGGAGAGAATACGAAATCAACAAACACTCCACGTGTACTCAAAACACACTTGTCATCAGTATACTTACCTTGTACACTCGAAAATAGTCAGCAATAGCACCTCTCTGCTCATTAGACAACCTGTATGAGTAAACGTGGTATTTGAATTTATGACTGTGTACGGTCAGAAGTAGACAAAGGATAACTTTTTATTGCTTAGTGTCTCACCTTCTTGCCTTCCTGTCACAGACCCAGCAATGAACACCTCTGCGTCCACTGTATACCCATAGAACGTGTTTGAAACCAAAGTCATCTGAAACAGTAGCCCCAAAGCAAAGTCAACACAAAAGTTACAACAAGAGCACACGCACCCAAATAACACCCACTTCATGTTGCCGCATACAAAGCTAGTGTATATAAATTTAATGCATGTTGGATATTCTATATCCCCTCCCCCATagtattttaactattttcatATAACAAGGATCTGAACCTGAAGGACAACAAGAATCAGGAAATGAAAATCGCAATCTTTGATACGATTACCACAATGAAAGATCAGAAGTGGTATGAGAACAATACTAAAGAGATGCTGGATGAACCTCATAACATGCAATCTGTGTAATTAACATCAAATAATAGGAAATATCACGGAATAACTTAATTAAGCACCGAGTCTCCTCTAACAAGGTATATCAGGCACTGTTGAAGCCATATATTCCCCAGCAATAACGAAATGTGCAAGACATAATCTAGACTACAACTACCCATAAATTTTCAAGTAGAAATCTTGTCACTTCCTTCTTCGGCAAAAAGAAACCTATTATGATTAGGGATGACCACATCCAGTAAAGTCACCTGGTGATTATGAGGCAAACTTTAGTTATTTGGTAGGATTTCCACCCACTCCCATGGTCTTTCTATGTTAAGATATGTACTGCTATCTTATTATTTCAATGCAATGAATGTATATGCCAAAATTGCACTGTCTCTCTAATATGAAATAAGATGCAAACTAGTACCTCTTAAGGCAGTATCAATCACTTTGATTGCTATAGTCATCAACGGCCAGCAAACCAAACAAACATCAGCACCTGAGCAGCAGTATCTAACATCATCATAGTCTGTCATATCCTACAGAAACCCAAAAAATATAAAGGGTGTCAAACGTGAAGGAGGCCACAATAGCTAAAGGCTTCACTTGGAGACTGAAAGAAAATTCTTACTATATCAAAAATCAACTCTCTCTCAACTGGGGCAAAGACGTTATTTTCACCCTGTGCATAGGCATACCTTTTTGCAGGCTAAACCAAATAAAATACAAGGAACAGAATAGGTGAGTGAATAAAAGCTATCATCACAAAAAgattaatgaagaaaaaaaacgtCATCATAATTCTTGCATGAATTATAAGAACTTGTTGCATAACAAGAAGGGGGGACATATTACATCAACAGAGTAGACAGGTCCAATATCTATCTTAACAGGGGACTTCTCTTTGACTGAATTTTCGAGCTCAAGGGTATTGTTGAAAGATTGGAAACGCAGATAAATATCATTCTCCAAAGTGAAGGAAAACTCTCTTCGCCCCAAGTAGGACTGATCACAACCTGGGTGCTTCCCATctacaaacaaaaatataaaaacataactTAAAACTAAAGTGAATCATGTCTTGAGGGCACTAAATTAGGAGATGTTCACTTTGTCCATTTATGAAAATTACCAAACGTGTCATGTGGGATCCTATTTCCACAAATGAAAAAGCAAAAAGAGTCGGattttagaaaagaacaaggaCAACAAAACCTAACATATTTCTATAACTGCGGAACAAAAACGAGACTATTATTTTAGATGGATTAAAAACAGATATCCATTTATTTGTAGGACTATAAACACATGTAACTCTTGAGCTTAGAATTAAGAATGTGCCGTCATTCTACACTCGTCAGAAGCAAGCATTTGGCGATATTACCGTTGCCATAAGACACCCATCTGACTAAATCAGCAAAAGGAAACAGCTTTCCTGAGGAAACAAGAAGATAAAACGTTGAAGAGGTCAAACCCAGTAcgaaaaaatacaaattatgaTACTTTGATACGGAGattaaatgaaaagaaaaaacgGGAAGCGAAAGTAACAAACCGTAATATAGCTTGAGGTGATTGAGATTGAAATCGGGTTCTTGTTGTGGGATCATTTGCTTAGCGACCGAAATTGTGAAGTGGAACGAAGAATTGAATTTGCGAAATGGGAAAGGAAGGAATCTCCGATTGATGTGTGAGAGTAGTGCAGTGGCGGGAAGATCAACATCTATATGTGG harbors:
- the LOC137822522 gene encoding uncharacterized protein: MIPQQEPDFNLNHLKLYYGKLFPFADLVRWVSYGNDGKHPGCDQSYLGRREFSFTLENDIYLRFQSFNNTLELENSVKEKSPVKIDIGPVYSVDPAKRYAYAQGENNVFAPVERELIFDIDMTDYDDVRYCCSGADVCLVCWPLMTIAIKVIDTALRDDFGFKHVLWVYSGRRGVHCWVCDRKARRLSNEQRGAIADYFRVYKGNENSHKKVSLTGAALHPFLATSYTNVLKDYFEKNLLTGQNLLATEERYEKILNMIPDESIASELRGRWQDSRRSSSAKEDINVVRWEQFKQVLQSGKHKAQGLRRCVEEIVFSFTYPRLDMEVSKHMNHLLKAPFCVHPKTGRVCVPIDPNRCDEFDPTTVPTLSQLIEELNYEGSISDIDGELNRTSIGNAITLFRSSFLQPLLKACKEEIENSYNLKLQQSKNSLGW